From Motacilla alba alba isolate MOTALB_02 chromosome 20, Motacilla_alba_V1.0_pri, whole genome shotgun sequence, the proteins below share one genomic window:
- the TLDC2 gene encoding TLD domain-containing protein 2 has protein sequence MRGLRYGYQLLPDQDVDLPMGCEDPAGEGQRGWEGAPAAAEEEPCRLVLSTPSSILRDREIEELSPQLPPRLTQQPWHLLYSTGRDGFSLRTLYRSGARPDSPALLLIRDTEAQAFGAFSATAIRSSSGFYGTGETFLFSFCPELKVFRWTGRNDFFVKGDVNLLMIGGGSGRFGLWLDGDLHHGGSQPCETFDNETLSQREEFCIQDLEVWGLA, from the exons ATGAGGGGGCTCCGATACGGCTACCAGCTCCTG cccgaCCAGGACGTGGACCTGCCCATGGGATGCGAGGAcccagctggagaggggcagcggggctgggagggagcccCCGCAGCAGCCGAGGAGGAGCCGTgcaggctggtgctgagcacacccagcagcatcctgcGGGACAGGGAGATCGAGGAG CTGagtccccagctgcccccgcGGCTGACGCAGCAGCCGTGGCACTTGCTGTACTCCACCGGACGGGACGGCTTCAGCCTGCGGACGCTGTACcggagcggggcccggccggACTCCCCGGCCCTGCTGCTCATCAGGGACACGGAGGCGCAG GCTTTCGGGGCCTTCTCCGCCACCGCCATTCGCAGCAGCAGCGGCTTCTACGGCACGGGGGAgaccttcctcttctccttctgcCCCGAGCTGAAG GTGTTCAGGTGGACGGGCAGGAACGACTTCTTTGTGAAAGGGGATGTGAATCTGCTGATGATTGGTGGGGGCAG CGGAAGGTTTGGGCTGTGGCTGGACGGGGACCTGCACCACgggggcagccagccctgcGAGACTTTCGACAATGAGACCCTCTCACAGCGGGAGGAGTTCTGCATCCAGGATCTGGAAGTGTGGGGTCTGGCCTGA
- the PIGU gene encoding phosphatidylinositol glycan anchor biosynthesis class U protein isoform X2, protein MAAPLVLVVLAAVTVRAALYRSSLAVFIAERVEVASPLNAWKRVVEGLALLDLGVSPYSGAIFHETPLIIYLFHFLIEYAELVFMITDVLTAVALYLAIQDFNKVVFKKQKLLIELDKYAPDVAELIQTPMEMHYIPLKVALFYLLNPYTVMSCVAKSTCAINNSVIAFFILATIKGSAFLSAVFLALATYQSLYPLTLFAPALLYLLQRQFIPIKLKSKSFWLYTMQYASLYLCSLVVIICLSFFLLNSWDFIPSVYGFILSVPDLTPNIGLFWYFFAEMFEHFSLFFVCVFQINVFFYTIPLAIKLKEHPVFFLFVQLAIISIFKSYPTVGDVALYMAFLPVWSHLYRYPAHLGLFLCLPPAGVLPHSWAPPNKAGRDRGHAGFEIRTVPPFPGTWATPRNMQSLGYMGWVGKVP, encoded by the exons ATGGCGGCCCCCttggtgctggtggtgctggcGGCCGTGACGGTGCGCGCCGCGCTCTACCGCTCCAGCCTCGCCGTCTTCATCGCCGAGCGGGTCGAGGTGGCGTCCCCGCTAAACGCCTGGAAGCGAG TGGTCGAAGGATTAGCTCTGCTGGATTTAGGGGTCTCGCCGTACTCTGGAGCTATTTTTCATGAG ACCCCGCTGATAATCTATCTCTTTCACTTCCTAATTGAATATGCTGAACTGGTATTCATG ATAACTGATGTGCTAACTGCTGTTGCCCTTTACTTGGCAATCCAGGACTTCAACAAAGTTGTG TTCAAAAAGCAGAAGCTCCTAATAGAACTGGATAAATATGCACCAGATGTGGCTGAACTCATCCAGACACCCATGGAGATGCACTACATCCCCCTCAAGGTAGCACTATT CTACCTGTTAAATCCCTACACTGTGATGTCTTGTGTGGCAAAGTCCACTTGCGCCATCAACAACTCTGTCATTGCATTCTTCATTTTAGCTACAATAAAAG gtaGTGCCTTCCTCAGTGCTGTGTTCCTGGCCTTAGCAACATATCAGTCACTCTACCCTCTCACACTGtttgctccagcactgctttaCCTTCTACAG cGCCAGTTCATACCTatcaaactgaaaagcaaaagtttCTGGCTCTACACCATGCAGTATGCATCCCTGTACCTGTGCAGCCTGGTGGTGATCATCTGCCTTTCATTCTTCCTGCTCAACTCCTGGGATTTTATCCCATCTGTTTATGGGTTTAT cctttctgtTCCAGACCTGACACCCAATATTGGCCTTTTCTGGTACTTCTTTGCAGAGATGTTTGAACACTTCAgtcttttctttgtgtgtgtgtttcaaaTCAATGTGTTCTTCTACACCATTCCCTTGGCAATAAAGTTAAA ggaGCACCCTGTGTTCTTCCTGTTTGTCCAGCTCGCCATCATTTCTATCTTCAAGTCCTATCCCACCGTGGGAGATGTTGCACTGTACATGGCCTTCCTTCCAGTCTGGAGCCATCTTTACAGAT ATCCTGCTCATCTCGGATTATTTCTATGCCTTCCTCCGGCGGGAGTACTACCTCACTCATGGGCTCCACCTAACAAGGCAGGACGGGACAGAGGCCATGCTGGTTTTGAAATAAGGACTGTACCACCATTTCCTGGGACGTGGGCCACTCCGAGGAACATGCAAAGCTTGGGGTACATGGGGTGGGTGGGGAAGGTTCCCTGA
- the PIGU gene encoding phosphatidylinositol glycan anchor biosynthesis class U protein isoform X1 produces MAAPLVLVVLAAVTVRAALYRSSLAVFIAERVEVASPLNAWKRVVEGLALLDLGVSPYSGAIFHETPLIIYLFHFLIEYAELVFMITDVLTAVALYLAIQDFNKVVFKKQKLLIELDKYAPDVAELIQTPMEMHYIPLKVALFYLLNPYTVMSCVAKSTCAINNSVIAFFILATIKGSAFLSAVFLALATYQSLYPLTLFAPALLYLLQRQFIPIKLKSKSFWLYTMQYASLYLCSLVVIICLSFFLLNSWDFIPSVYGFILSVPDLTPNIGLFWYFFAEMFEHFSLFFVCVFQINVFFYTIPLAIKLKEHPVFFLFVQLAIISIFKSYPTVGDVALYMAFLPVWSHLYRFLRNIFILSCVLIFCSFLFPVLWHLWIYAGSANSNFYYAITLTFNIGQILLISDYFYAFLRREYYLTHGLHLTRQDGTEAMLVLK; encoded by the exons ATGGCGGCCCCCttggtgctggtggtgctggcGGCCGTGACGGTGCGCGCCGCGCTCTACCGCTCCAGCCTCGCCGTCTTCATCGCCGAGCGGGTCGAGGTGGCGTCCCCGCTAAACGCCTGGAAGCGAG TGGTCGAAGGATTAGCTCTGCTGGATTTAGGGGTCTCGCCGTACTCTGGAGCTATTTTTCATGAG ACCCCGCTGATAATCTATCTCTTTCACTTCCTAATTGAATATGCTGAACTGGTATTCATG ATAACTGATGTGCTAACTGCTGTTGCCCTTTACTTGGCAATCCAGGACTTCAACAAAGTTGTG TTCAAAAAGCAGAAGCTCCTAATAGAACTGGATAAATATGCACCAGATGTGGCTGAACTCATCCAGACACCCATGGAGATGCACTACATCCCCCTCAAGGTAGCACTATT CTACCTGTTAAATCCCTACACTGTGATGTCTTGTGTGGCAAAGTCCACTTGCGCCATCAACAACTCTGTCATTGCATTCTTCATTTTAGCTACAATAAAAG gtaGTGCCTTCCTCAGTGCTGTGTTCCTGGCCTTAGCAACATATCAGTCACTCTACCCTCTCACACTGtttgctccagcactgctttaCCTTCTACAG cGCCAGTTCATACCTatcaaactgaaaagcaaaagtttCTGGCTCTACACCATGCAGTATGCATCCCTGTACCTGTGCAGCCTGGTGGTGATCATCTGCCTTTCATTCTTCCTGCTCAACTCCTGGGATTTTATCCCATCTGTTTATGGGTTTAT cctttctgtTCCAGACCTGACACCCAATATTGGCCTTTTCTGGTACTTCTTTGCAGAGATGTTTGAACACTTCAgtcttttctttgtgtgtgtgtttcaaaTCAATGTGTTCTTCTACACCATTCCCTTGGCAATAAAGTTAAA ggaGCACCCTGTGTTCTTCCTGTTTGTCCAGCTCGCCATCATTTCTATCTTCAAGTCCTATCCCACCGTGGGAGATGTTGCACTGTACATGGCCTTCCTTCCAGTCTGGAGCCATCTTTACAGAT TCCTCCGGAACATCTTCATCCTGTCATGTGTACTcattttctgctccttcctgtTCCCTGTTCTGTGGCATCTATGGATTTATGCAGGAAGTGCCAACTCCAATTTTTATTATGCCATCACGTTGACTTTCAACATAGGGCAG ATCCTGCTCATCTCGGATTATTTCTATGCCTTCCTCCGGCGGGAGTACTACCTCACTCATGGGCTCCACCTAACAAGGCAGGACGGGACAGAGGCCATGCTGGTTTTGAAATAA